One part of the Methylobacterium terrae genome encodes these proteins:
- a CDS encoding hemerythrin domain-containing protein — translation MDIWRLIERDHANIAQLIREIPNALNGPGVVRSRERLLSDLLDELHAHAVSVDAGLLTLLDRYAEARALVEGLRREHEEVMGDLDRLARTRRPASGWLNTFEDVTYGVDRHLHRHWHELVPLARRVLSEQEIREAATAFVRARSRVLRTAGRGSGASGGSGDLVVAAVAGLAIAGAGLLAWRSGLLGGASVPSRTPTRERGERDGPRRGQPLSDRAAASAPGPRRPGEDFQARQERLLDEAIEETFPASDPISPSRITR, via the coding sequence ATGGATATCTGGCGACTGATTGAACGCGATCACGCGAACATCGCACAGCTCATCCGCGAGATCCCGAACGCGCTCAACGGTCCCGGCGTGGTGCGAAGCCGCGAGCGGTTGCTGTCCGACCTTCTCGACGAACTCCACGCCCACGCCGTCTCGGTCGATGCCGGCCTGCTGACGCTGCTCGACCGGTACGCCGAGGCGCGTGCGCTGGTCGAGGGGCTGCGGCGCGAGCACGAGGAGGTCATGGGAGACCTCGACCGCCTCGCGCGGACCCGCCGGCCGGCATCCGGCTGGCTGAACACGTTCGAGGACGTGACCTACGGGGTCGACCGGCACCTGCACCGGCACTGGCACGAACTCGTGCCGTTGGCCCGCCGGGTTCTCTCCGAGCAGGAGATCCGCGAGGCGGCGACGGCGTTCGTGCGGGCGCGCAGCCGCGTCCTTCGCACGGCAGGGCGGGGTTCGGGCGCGTCCGGCGGATCGGGCGACCTCGTCGTCGCGGCCGTGGCCGGCCTCGCGATCGCCGGCGCGGGGCTGCTGGCCTGGCGTTCCGGCCTGCTCGGCGGCGCGTCCGTCCCGTCGCGTACGCCGACGCGCGAACGGGGCGAGCGGGACGGCCCCCGCCGCGGCCAACCCCTTTCCGATCGCGCGGCAGCCTCCGCGCCCGGACCCCGGAGGCCCGGGGAGGATTTCCAGGCCCGCCAGGAGCGCCTGCTGGACGAGGCAATCGAGGAGACCTTCCCGGCGAGCGACCCGATCTCCCCGAGCCGGATCACCCGCTAG